A stretch of DNA from Candidatus Thermoplasmatota archaeon:
GCCCTCTTATGGTCTTGAACAGCTGGCATAGGAACGACCCTCCTTCCGTCGCAAAACGCCTGGATGGTCAACTCCTCCCCCACAAGCTTCTCCTCGAGCACTATCTGAGATGATCCGCCAATCCTCTTTGTGAATATCTCATCCGCATAGGCAATGACATCCTGCTTCGTCATGAGGTGTTCTCCGACTACCTTGACGCCTTTCCCGCCCGTGAGACCCGTCGGTTTGACGACGACGTTCATACCCATTCTGTCAAGCGCGAGTTTCAAGTCCCTAGTGTTGTCGACGATCGCGAACTGTATGGACCCTTTCACTTTGTGCTCGGAGAGAAGTTTCCTCATGAAGCTCTTCGAGGTCTCTATCTGAGCCGCCGCCTTTGAGGGGCTGGCAGTCGGCACTCCGGCAGACCTGAGAGCATCGACTAGCCCAACCTCAAGAGGCGCTTCAGGTCCTACTACTGCAAGTTCTACGTCCCTTGTCTTGGCGAACTCGACGATTTTGCGGGTGTCGCTCTCGTCCACCAGAATGTGTGCCTTCGCGGCTTTCGCTATCCCCGGGTTGTTGTTCTTCAAGCATGCGAAAACATCGGCCCCTGAGCGTGCGAGAGCCGCAACAATCGCGTGCTCCCTCGCCCCTCCCCCGACAGCCAGGACTCTCATCGTATGCGACCAGCCGGTGCATCAGGTTTGTGTCTTAATACATTGTCTGTCTTGTCATATTGCTATCAGGATCGCGTCAAGGGACCGTCCAGCGAATGATTTTAAACGAATAACCCTATCTACTGCCAATGAAGTACGCTGGCCTCGTTGGCAAGCTTTTGGATGGAGCAGGTGCCGAGCTGGGCGACGTCATCGAGGTCCGAAGAGGCAAGGATTTCAGCACGGGCATACTGATGCCTCACCACGATTTCAGCGCACCGTTCATTCTTACTATGAAGCTGGGCAATGGATACAACGTCGGCATACACGTCGACGAGGACACCAATATCAATTTGGTCTCGAAGCGGGAGTCGAAGGACCATAAGAAGGTGATACTTCCCCAGGACTCGTCTAAGAAGGACATCGCTGTCATAAGCACTGGAGGCACGATTGCGTCTTATGTCGATTACAGAACGGGCGCGGTTCACCCGGCGATATCCGCAGAGGAGCTCATCTTCTCGGTTCCCGAGCTATTGGACATGTGCAATGTGCGCGCGAAGGTCCTCTACTCGATACTGAGCGAGAACATGAAGGTCAGCCATTGGCAGGGCCTGGCGAGAGCGGTCGCTGACGAACTAAACTCAGGCGCTGTCGGGGTCATCATTCCCCACGGGACGGACACCCTTGGATTCACCTCGGCGGCACTGTCCTTCATGCTCCGGAACCTGCCAGGACCTGTCGTATGCGTCGGGTCCCAGAGGTCCTCGGACCGTCCCTCATCAGACGCCATAATGAATCTCCTGGCGGCCACGAGGATATGCGTCGAAAGCGATCTCGGAGAGGTCGTCGTTCTCATGCACGGTGAATCCTCCGACTCCTACACGTTGGCACACAGAGGCACGAA
This window harbors:
- the gatD gene encoding Glu-tRNA(Gln) amidotransferase subunit GatD; amino-acid sequence: MKYAGLVGKLLDGAGAELGDVIEVRRGKDFSTGILMPHHDFSAPFILTMKLGNGYNVGIHVDEDTNINLVSKRESKDHKKVILPQDSSKKDIAVISTGGTIASYVDYRTGAVHPAISAEELIFSVPELLDMCNVRAKVLYSILSENMKVSHWQGLARAVADELNSGAVGVIIPHGTDTLGFTSAALSFMLRNLPGPVVCVGSQRSSDRPSSDAIMNLLAATRICVESDLGEVVVLMHGESSDSYTLAHRGTKVRKMHSSRRDAFKSINADPIVKVEGPEMTFMTEYQRRSPGPVELKDKIDGRASMLHFYPGFEAGHFDTIAQNVRGVVIAGTGLGHVSEEIVGSIQRAVKSGVHVYVTTQCLHGAVNLNVYSTGRDMLVAGAVPLGDMLPETAYVKLMWAMGQTEDPEQVKKIMLTNIAGEFTSRRQV